The Hippocampus zosterae strain Florida chromosome 2, ASM2543408v3, whole genome shotgun sequence genome contains the following window.
ttgTTTAATTCTTAAAACAGACACATCCCCTCTTTTAAGGTGTGTGCATTTGTTCAACCGTTTACTTCCaccttcaaaaatatttttttaagtcatatAATTGAGTTGTGCAGGCAATAGGTCaaatgagtgattttttttttgcaatgatttATCGTGGTCacattttttatattaaaaaaactacatttatgcaagggtgtgtagacttttgatcGCTGTGAATGTGAAGATGATATTAATGACGGGTTTGTTTTGCAGAGTGCAGACCGCCTCAAGAGCAGAGATCCTGAGAGAGTTTGAGTCGACATGTCAGGCCCTCTCTGCTTGTGACAACAGGGGCTATAAGCATGAATTTGAGGTAAGaacatttgtttcatatttccgAGGAGAGAATACCTTTGCTTTGGCAAAGGTCAAATTTTATTTCGTTGCACACCCATTTGCTTCTTTTAGGAATGCTCTATAAGTAACACATTTGAACGGATGTGATTATTTGATAAATTAAGTTCAAGCATGAAAACTATAAATATTAAACATTTCCATCGACTGGATTCGAACAAAAATCTCATTGATATACTTGTAAAGGAGCTGAAAGATGTTGGTAAAGAGCTTCCAACCAGGACGGCGGACTTGGAGGCTAACAGAGAAAAGAACCGATACCCATACATCTTGCCATGTAAGTGCTGAACATCATTTTTTATAGTTTGTTTAGCAGTGTTTAGGTCTTTCTTTCTGTCAACCACGGTTTTTCCTACAGATGACCACTGCCGTGTGAGGCTGTCCATTCAAAACTTCCCCAACTCTGACTACATTAATGCCAATTTTGTCCCCGTAAGAGTTCATTCACACTCGCCTAAAAGAATATGATAGCGTGGTTTACACAGACGCACGGATGTCTCAACATTTGCATGCAGGGTGGAGGATCTGAGAGAGACTTCATCTGCACCCAGGCTCCCATGCGCAACACCATGGAGGATTTCTGGAGAATGGTTTGGGAGCAGAATGTCAGGATAATCGTCATGGTGACAGCGCTGCGAGACAGGGACTTGGTGAGATACTCTCTGACGACGTTGACGTGTGTGTATCAAGATATCCGTTTACAATAAATACATTCCTAAACATTGTGACGGGCAGTGAGTTTCGGACCTGGGTCATTTAGTGACCTAATCCACTCTTAATAACACCATCACGtctaaacaataaaataatgtacaaaaatgAATATAACTTTGTGGCATTACAGAACAGAAAGAGATATTTTGCATATGTGAGGCTAACTAAAGCAAGAAACAAACAACTCCAAACCTCTACACTACAATATAGCAGGTCaaaaacaatatactgtatgtcaatatTAAAcctttcaataaaatacatcttaACACGAGATGCTGATGCAAGCGCGGCAAACCTTTTCTCCTACCTGTCTGTGTGACCTAGCTTGTCCACATACACTACATACGAGGCTGGGCTCTTGGTCGAAAGTTGatcttgatttacattttgactTCTCTTCATCTGAAAAATATGACACCCCAGTCGAAGTTTACAGTTAAACTAAATTGACAACAAAATTACACACATTGTACATAagacatgatttgtttttaaagtaatCACCAGTGCTAAAATCAATTTACAGTGCATCCCACTGACATGCTAATGGAATATTAGCATCGACCTGGGGAGTGATAGTCCTTCAAATAACGActattcacacacagacactataGGAATACAGACGTATAGGTAGGATAACAATCATCTAAGGCGCCCAATCTGTTGAAAAATGAGTTCGATTAATAGAGCTCAGTAACAACTTATCACATTTTAagggtacagtaatccctcgtttatcacggggGTTACTTTCCAAAAAGAGCCCGTGATAAATGAAATCTGTAaagtagcctttttttttaaatatacaattaTCAAGTGCCATCCCTTGTACCAAATACATGTGAAGATTTGCATATAAATTGTTTATTTAAAGCTACATGTTGACTTTTTGTCCAGGCGGTATACATCATCTATCACTCCGGCAAGCTTAACATACATATACTTTCACTTAATGTATAATCAAGTCAACTGTTTCTATGGGTGCAGGTTCTATGTGATGAGTATTGGTCTCTGGAACCAGGAACGGTTTATCACGGACCATTCCAAGTCACGACAATGGCTCGGAAACAAGGCCCAGACTATTTTATGTCCACCATTAACCTCAGACAGGTTAGAAGCAATTTGTCTTCCCAATTGCCACTTTTCACCAACTGTTAACTGAGGTGCATGCCTTTCGCACAGGTTATAACGCAAACTATGTTCACtgtgtttttctatttttagagAGACTGTCCAACAGATCATAACATAACACACTACCACTATCCATCCTGGCCGGACCGGGGCATCCCCAGAGACCCATCCTCACTCTGTGCCTTTACAGATCACGTGCGGCAGCATTTGGACGCCATTCCACGTTTGGGTCCAGCTGTTGTGCACTGCAGGTCTGACCTCTGGCAATATCATCATGCTGGCAGCATGATGAACTGCCTTGCCATCCAGAGGCTTTTTACTTATTCACCGTTTACAATCCATCTGTGCTGTGTATATCAGTGCAGGTGTAGGCCGATCGGGGACCTTCGTCACGCTGATGTGGCTGATGCAGCTGTGCGTGAGGGGCATCCGGCCCAATATACGAGCTGCTGTGGCTGACTTACGACTACATCGAATGGGGATGGTTCAGATACTGGTAAACCCACAGGCGGGGGGGATCACAAAACGATTTGATATGTAGTCACACAGTTGCTGCAGAAAAGATCAAAAGCAAAGTGTGCaacaatgaaaatgcatttaaatcttTGTTAATATTGACAAGTGGAAGTTTGGAACTTGGTTCTTCAGTTGGAACTTATCTAACCTAATTCCCCCCTTAGTACCATCACTATAAGTGTAGCACAATCAATATTGATctcaaaatgtgacaacaattgaataaaatacatcacaCAGTAGCCAGAGAtgcttatttttaaatgtattattggGTGCAAACTGTTTTGCTAGTCCTACTTGGCTTACCCTGACGAACCAACGAGAGGATGGAAAAATGTAATTGTGAGGAGAATTTGAAATCGGATAGTTAAGAAACAGTCCCGTTGCTATATTTTACATGGGCTAACATGGCAACATATaaaggctgaaatctgattggacaagaaaaaataaatcttgcaTCCACAGATACGACCAAGAGAAATGTTGTAAAATATACATTGATTTTTAGGAATAAATTTACCAATTCATGATGACTTATTAGTTGATTGAAGGGAGATTGGAGGCTTGTTAAAATGTTAATTGTCTCTTGTCTCTTTACGTATTAGGAGCAGTACATATTCGTTCACCAGTGTCTGCTATACTGGCTGAGTGGTGGCAAGTCATCTTGGTGAGCAAACAGAAGCAGTACTTGAGCCATGAGTAGCAAACTTATTCAAATTATGTTTCTTCCCTGGAATATGAGTTGACATTTGATGACCGTTTACCTTATTCTGAATTTTGAACAGTTTAACCCCCTTACAACACACAAACCGAGAGCTGAGGAGGAGAAAGCGCCATCATAGACGGAAATCTCCACCGGGCCAAGCACAGAGCACATTGCAACAGATTTTACAACCCAGGAAGCTACTGCAGAGAATGCTACCCTCTTCATCACAGCTGAATCCAGGCCCACATGCCTTTTGACCTCGCAAGGGCTAAGGGGCCATTGACTGAAAGGGGCcccgttaatttttttttttttttacacactacCACCGTTAGAAGGCCCCAAATCCCGGATGGTACCCCTGCCCACGGGCAAATCATGTTTATAGTTCCATTTTGGGAAAAGATAGCTACATACAATGCAGCAACTGCACTCCTGCTCTATCACATGAAAACCAAAGCAACCTGCCACCAGGCGAGAGAAAAACACAAACCCGAAAGGCAGGACAAACCTGTTCAAAATGCTGGACTACTTTCAAGCGAACAATGCGGCTCCGACCGCACATTCGTCTGTCACAAAAGTTTGCCGCTGGTCTTTCTTGTATGTCGTCAGCTTTatactgtgacttttttttctcaattaaaTTTTGTATTGAAAAATCATTGTGCAGTATTTTATTATTACACAATGCAGGCTAGTAGTACTTAAGGATGCAGGTGCAGAACTGACACTGGACTTTACTGGAAAGGCAAAAACATGATATAgcagctgtacaaaaaaaagttcatgtttCAAAACACCCCCAGGCACAGCCAGTCTTGATACATGGAGTAGAGTATTATACACTATAGAACATTAAGGGCTTGTGTCACTTGTTTGAGTCTTCCAACTCATATATTAAgctgtgaatttaaaaaacaaattaataaattgcAGAATCATTTTAGGCTTGGTGATGTATTGAAGTACGGGCGACCCGGGACTGCTCCTGCTGCCACCTGTCCATGGTGTGGCGAGTGTTCAGAAACGTTTCTATTCcatttggggggttggggaggtCCAGTCAACAGTCAATGACATCAACTGTTGTAGCGCAACTGGCATCCCCtaatttccaagtccttgggTGAACAGACCCAAAAGCGGGAAAAACCAACAAAGACGTCACACCACACCCAGCCTCATTACGGCCAAGATGTTCATTGAAGACAGATGGAAGGAGGATGTCCATGAGAATCAGCAAAGAAATATATTACAGTTTTGTTTCTGGACAGCATATAAAGAACCGAGAGAGAgtaatgatttaaaaaacacacaaaaaagacccAGAGTTAAAATAAGGTACAAATGATACCAGAGAGATCAGGTCCAATCAtcctttggccaaaaaaaaaaggaacaaaatagCAGAGTAGTTCAATAATTCCTTTGAATAAGACAAAGAATTGCCTGCATTGATTGTATGTGCATTTCACATGTACAAGGATAGTGTGTACCCAGACATAATAATATGAACACATACATACCCAGGAGAGTACGTGAGAGGATCGAGAACTACTACTAAGTGAGCAATCAAAGGCCGGGTGAAGAAAAGGAAGCAGTCTTGTTCATGTGGCTTTTTCCTTCGGTCCAATTAGTGCGCACTCTCTGACATGTTGATGGTCTCTTGGATTTCACGGACAACAAGGATACGGGTCAGCGTCTGCTCCAACTCCTCTTTTGGGATAGGCTGAGTGGAGTACCAGATGGGGCTGTTTGGAGCCACGACGGGCTCCGGAGTCAAGTAAAAGGTGTCGTTACGTCCTTTGGCACTCTGCGGACTGAAGACAAATACATTGGGACAATTACACGAGGCATCTGTTAATGACTATTGGGTCTGTAAAACATGCTCATTAAATGTTGCTTGATATTGCTCTACCAATCCAAATTTTCCAAAGttttattcagaaaaacacattattgtttcatgacaaaaaaaacatactgtactgaTTGATGTTTGAGGATTGCAGTCAAGTCAAATTGATTTATACATCCCTTAACCATAGAACAGtctcacagttgacaaataaaaGGCATCCCTTCATCTGCAAATGCAGCCAACATGTTAGCCTCCAGAATATGGTAGGTCTATGAAATGTTCTACGTCTGAAAACTGTGATTGATCCAGACCTGAATTTATGTGCACATGTATTTGCAGTGTCCAAATCATATTCTGAAAATGTTAGAATGAAagctatttttgtattttaatgacaTTGTTAGCCTTTTCTCTTAATACGCCTCAGAGAAAGAAATAGCATGTCGTTTACTGCACAAAATTggtgatcgattgacaaaatgTATGCGCACATTGTATAAGCATAACAAAATCATACCATAAAATCTGAGAAAGAAAGCTGTgatattttctattttattaatattataagTGTTTTTATAAGAGCACACTATCAGGGGCCATTCCTCTGATTAAAAACATTCCTTTTCTTTAGGTGGGTTGCAAAAGATCAATGGCATTTGGTATggtcacaaattaaaaaacgatCTCAACACACCACTGCATTAAAGTCGAGAAATATTGTGGGGGATTTAAGGGGATTACATTGCATTGACCAGTTCCCATTTCGATTTAAAAACAAGTCACTAATGTATTGTTTCGAATGTATTCTTTACCATTTGAAGAGGTAGAAATCATACAGCTTGATGGGGCATCGCAGAGGATTTTCCGGGTCCTCAAGCTGCTCTGAGTACATGTCATCTGTGACTGAATAAACAGTTACAATCTTGTTAACCTTTAAACGCATGGCTTGATTGAGGGTGTGTAACCAATCTGTGAACTGTTAATGTCTTACCTTTCTGGCCAATGaatctttctgttgttttcagATATCGGATGCTGGTGCTCTTATCTTTGGGATTACTTGGGCTTTTCCTGGTGTGTCTCAGAACTTTGGAAAAGGCAACCTTTAGATGCTGATCAATTGTCTTCAAATGAAAATACctgtttaaaattttaaaatgatggtCTTACACAAACAAGGAATGACTCGActtctgtatgtgtgtgcgcgcgtgtgtgtgtgtgtgtgtgtgtgtgtgtgtgtgtgtgtgtgtgtgtgtgtgtgtctgtgcgtgcgtgcgtgtgtgtgtgatgacatgacatgacatgacatgacatgacatgacatgacaactCACTTTGTGTTGAAGAACATCAGCGTTGTAAGCAACGTGGATGGGGAATGAGCCCCAAGTTGTTTACATTCCCATAGCATCTCCTCTGTCACATGACTGGGGAGTATATAGCCTGGACGGGAATATAAatagaataatgattaaatggaTATACAGCAGGCCTGTAgttacaacacaaaaaaatggaaagagtaGAGTCATTGAGGAATTGTTTGGTTACAGATTCACATAGATTTAAATAATAACCCCAAAGTTGTTTGTACATTTACTATTTCATACTGCATACCAACAGGAAAAAAGAAGGGGAAATTTAGTTCTAGGTTAATAACACAAAGACCCACTGCAAATTTGAATATGGTACATATTTTTGTTCTCACCGAGCGGATGGATAGACGGCGTCCAGGGTTGGAGAATCTGGTGCAAACTTTGAGCAAAGCGAGTGTAATACTGGTCTGAAAAGATGTCATCCACGCGACCATTATCAAACAGATACTGCAAGATGAGAGCATGGATTTAACCGCggtccacacaaacacagaggCGGCAAATGTATTTTAAGGGAGCCTACCTTTTGTATGCACAGAAAAACATAGTAAAGGACGTCCGCTTCATAGGGCTCCCCTTCCAGGCCGCGGGCCTCTATGGTCATTAGCGAAAGACCCATGCAGAGCTCAGCCACAGCACACGACACTAAGTCCTCCTGGTAGCGTAGCGCCTGCCGTCCTACAACACACAGGCAACTCACTTAACTGATGGAAAGGCAGACCAATACGTGTCATTAACTTACGGCCAATTGGAGCCAGTTTTTGTTGATCAGATTTATCCATCTCTGCGTTTTTCCGCTGAGCCCAAGCGCACCACACATCCAGCCCCTCATCTGGTTTGAGAGTGGCGGGGAGCAGAAGCTCCTGAACTTGCACTTGCTGCTGGCCTTGTCCGTCAACTTCTGTAACAACTGCTTGAGCCTGTAGATATGGTATGTTGACAAACAGTTCCCCAGTTTATGCCAAGAAATGTTACTCTTGCGTTTATATCgtggaaataaaaagtcaacaaaccCCTGCTTGTATGTTCAAAACTTTCCCCAGAATTCATTCCAAATACAGTTCATATGTTcttgtaggcttttcctgatagTGGTTTTCCTCTTCGTggaagcctgaaggttttgtgccaGCGCTGATTGCTATTTCAAGCTGTTCATAACGCATTCTTTCCAAGGGTGTTTGAGAGCTattgtttcattttgaccacattttttaaaatgctttttaatgttttgtgcaaacacaacactgcccagctcgaagaaaaaaaaacccaccaccaTAGCTAAAATGAAGTGTGGTGGTGGCAATATCATGCGTTGGGGCTGCTTTGTTTCAGTTGGAACTAGGGGGCATTACATAAGGTTGGGGAATAAATAGTTCCATATGGCACCCTGTGTTATCATAAAACCTCCAGGCATCTGCTAGAAAGCAAAAAAGTTAAGAAGAGCTTATCAGAGCATTAGAAACGTATTTGAGGTTAATCAGTGGCACTTCATCTGGTGACAGGTATGTGCTGATTCCTATTTAACAAGAGTTTGAATGTTATTGgctaattctgaacacagacaGATCACTATATAAGAGTGTGGACACACATTCTCGTATCACAAAACATTGTATTTGAACGGAGGTGTTCAGACTTTTCATATCTACTGCACTTGCAACGAAGGTTGTACCTGTACAGCTTGTACCTGTAGCTGCTGTCCATCCTGCCCTGTTAGTCCCTGTGTGTGTAGCACTTGCTGCTGCGGGTCCCAGATAAGTGACTGTGTAGTATTGGAGTAGCCCTGCACTGCGACTGGGATGTGGATATTTCCATTCATCAGCTGAGCAGGGAAGAGTGTGTTTGCAGCCAACGTGTGCACCACTTCTTCTTGTCCCCCCATTCCTGCGGTGCTTGTTATGC
Protein-coding sequences here:
- the LOC127595776 gene encoding receptor-type tyrosine-protein phosphatase eta-like, with the translated sequence MRVQTASRAEILREFESTCQALSACDNRGYKHEFEELKDVGKELPTRTADLEANREKNRYPYILPYDHCRVRLSIQNFPNSDYINANFVPGGGSERDFICTQAPMRNTMEDFWRMVWEQNVRIIVMVTALRDRDLVLCDEYWSLEPGTVYHGPFQVTTMARKQGPDYFMSTINLRQRDCPTDHNITHYHYPSWPDRGIPRDPSSLCAFTDHVRQHLDAIPRLGPAVVHCSAGVGRSGTFVTLMWLMQLCVRGIRPNIRAAVADLRLHRMGMVQILEQYIFVHQCLLYWLSGGKSSCLTPLQHTNRELRRRKRHHRRKSPPGQAQSTLQQILQPRKLLQRMLPSSSQLNPGPHAF
- the LOC127595767 gene encoding transcriptional regulator QRICH1-like isoform X2, with the translated sequence MNNSLDGTSSYEELVRQKARSIPQHRMKEFLESLASKGPDALQEFSQQSEDVTTTTTTMVYQQDANCIYTDSTEVAGSLLELACPVQVQVQPQQQIQESTAQQENDDQQIIQVQIGQQPGHMLGQVLQVPSGSHQQLQGVTTAQLIQPGDLTEEQQQQLQAQLVAAVAGGQQIQIQTVGALSPTQQQESVERRAPGSTSQGAGVLQPAKKRKVDMPITVSYALPGQQVATVLAIPQGQGQQQSYVSLRPDLLTVDSSHLYSATGTITSPTGETWTIPVYSAPAGAGGREQVTHIAIPQEAYGTVQVAGSNATTMTTMPTQVAVENDKLKNSSSQSQTAQAVSSITSTAGMGGQEEVVHTLAANTLFPAQLMNGNIHIPVAVQGYSNTTQSLIWDPQQQVLHTQGLTGQDGQQLQAQAVVTEVDGQGQQQVQVQELLLPATLKPDEGLDVWCAWAQRKNAEMDKSDQQKLAPIGRRQALRYQEDLVSCAVAELCMGLSLMTIEARGLEGEPYEADVLYYVFLCIQKYLFDNGRVDDIFSDQYYTRFAQSLHQILQPWTPSIHPLGYILPSHVTEEMLWECKQLGAHSPSTLLTTLMFFNTKYFHLKTIDQHLKVAFSKVLRHTRKSPSNPKDKSTSIRYLKTTERFIGQKVTDDMYSEQLEDPENPLRCPIKLYDFYLFKCPQSAKGRNDTFYLTPEPVVAPNSPIWYSTQPIPKEELEQTLTRILVVREIQETINMSESAH
- the LOC127595767 gene encoding transcriptional regulator QRICH1-like isoform X1, whose amino-acid sequence is MNNSLDGTSSYEELVRQKARSIPQHRMKEFLESLASKGPDALQEFSQQSEDVTTTTTTMVYQQDANCIYTDSTEVAGSLLELACPVQVQVQPQQQIQESTAQQENDDQQIIQVQIGQQPGHMLGQVLQVPSGSHQQLQGVTTAQLIQPGDLTEEQQQQLQAQLVAAVAGGQQIQIQTVGALSPTQQQESVERRAPGSTSQGAGVLQPAKKRKVDMPITVSYALPGQQVATVLAIPQGQGQQQSYVSLRPDLLTVDSSHLYSATGTITSPTGETWTIPVYSAPAGAGGREQVTHIAIPQEAYGTVQVAGSNATTMTTMPTQVAVENDKLKNSSSQSQTAQAVSSITSTAGMGGQEEVVHTLAANTLFPAQLMNGNIHIPVAVQGYSNTTQSLIWDPQQQVLHTQGLTGQDGQQLQVQAVQAQAVVTEVDGQGQQQVQVQELLLPATLKPDEGLDVWCAWAQRKNAEMDKSDQQKLAPIGRRQALRYQEDLVSCAVAELCMGLSLMTIEARGLEGEPYEADVLYYVFLCIQKYLFDNGRVDDIFSDQYYTRFAQSLHQILQPWTPSIHPLGYILPSHVTEEMLWECKQLGAHSPSTLLTTLMFFNTKYFHLKTIDQHLKVAFSKVLRHTRKSPSNPKDKSTSIRYLKTTERFIGQKVTDDMYSEQLEDPENPLRCPIKLYDFYLFKCPQSAKGRNDTFYLTPEPVVAPNSPIWYSTQPIPKEELEQTLTRILVVREIQETINMSESAH